In Streptomyces sp. NBC_00483, a single window of DNA contains:
- a CDS encoding LacI family DNA-binding transcriptional regulator — MTVTLSDVAARAQVSPATVSRVLNGNYPVAASTRERVLKAVDDLDYVLNGPASALAAATSDLVGVLVNDIADPFFGIMASAVQSEIVGPGGRAGGERLAVVCNTGGEPERELTYLTLLQRQRAAAVVLTGGAIENEAHVAAVAAKLRRLAEAGTRVVLCGRPPVPDTDAVALTFDNRSGARELTDHLLALGHRRIGYVAGPEERTTTRHRLEGHREALAAAGVSESDGLVAHGSYDRTSGYEATAELLRREPELTAVVAANDSVALGACAALREADLRIPEDVSVVGFDDLPFSIDAAPPLTTFHLPLAEAAARAGRIAMGREAAPKGRIVEVRGELVVRGSTGKPRA; from the coding sequence ATGACCGTGACCCTGTCGGATGTGGCCGCCCGCGCGCAGGTGTCCCCCGCCACCGTCTCGCGCGTCCTGAACGGGAACTACCCCGTCGCCGCGAGCACGCGCGAGCGGGTGCTCAAGGCCGTGGACGATCTGGACTACGTGCTCAACGGGCCGGCGAGCGCCCTCGCCGCCGCCACCTCCGACCTGGTCGGGGTCCTGGTCAACGACATCGCCGACCCGTTCTTCGGGATCATGGCCTCCGCGGTGCAGTCGGAGATCGTCGGGCCCGGCGGCCGGGCGGGCGGCGAGCGGCTCGCGGTGGTCTGCAACACGGGCGGCGAGCCGGAGCGCGAGCTGACCTATCTGACCCTGTTGCAGCGCCAGCGCGCGGCGGCGGTCGTGCTCACGGGCGGGGCGATCGAGAACGAGGCCCATGTCGCGGCCGTGGCCGCCAAGTTGCGGCGCCTCGCGGAGGCCGGGACGCGGGTCGTGCTCTGCGGCCGTCCGCCGGTGCCGGACACGGACGCGGTGGCGCTGACCTTCGACAACCGGTCCGGGGCAAGGGAGTTGACGGATCACCTCCTGGCCCTCGGGCACCGACGGATCGGCTACGTCGCGGGTCCCGAGGAGCGCACGACGACCCGCCACCGGCTCGAGGGCCACCGCGAGGCGCTGGCCGCGGCCGGTGTGAGCGAGTCGGACGGTCTTGTGGCGCACGGCTCGTACGATCGCACGTCGGGCTACGAGGCGACGGCCGAACTGCTGCGCCGGGAGCCGGAGTTGACGGCCGTGGTGGCGGCGAACGACAGCGTGGCGCTCGGCGCGTGCGCGGCCCTGCGGGAGGCGGACCTGCGCATCCCGGAGGACGTCTCGGTGGTCGGCTTCGACGACCTCCCCTTCAGCATCGACGCGGCGCCTCCGCTGACGACGTTCCACCTCCCGCTCGCCGAGGCGGCGGCGCGGGCGGGCCGGATCGCGATGGGCCGGGAGGCGGCGCCGAAGGGGCGGATCGTGGAGGTGCGGGGGGAGTTGGTGGTGCGGGGGTCGACGGGGAAGCCGCGGGCGTAG
- a CDS encoding Gfo/Idh/MocA family protein, with the protein MTRKTVRIAMNGVTGRMGYRQHLVRSILALREQGGLDLGDGTVLWPEPVLVGRREHALKAIAEEHGLDPANISTDVDAVLADDSIDIFFDAAMTSGREEILKKAIAAGKHIYTEKPTATGLEGAIELARLAREAGVKSGVVQDKLFLPGLLKLKRLIDGGFFGRILSVRGEFGYWVFEGDWQEAQRPSWNYRSEDGGGIVVDMFPHWEYVLHELFGRVTSVNALAQTHIPTRWDENGKPYDATADDSAYGIFQIEGGIVAQINSSWDVRVNRDELVEFQVDGTEGSAVAGLRNCRVQHRSSTPKPVWNPDLPATYSFRDQWQEVPDNTEFDNGFKVQWELFLQHVYAGADYHWDLLAGARGVQMAELGLKSSAEGRRLDVPEISL; encoded by the coding sequence GTGACACGCAAGACGGTGCGCATCGCCATGAACGGTGTGACGGGGCGCATGGGCTACCGCCAGCACCTCGTCCGCTCCATCCTCGCCCTCCGCGAGCAGGGCGGACTCGACCTCGGCGACGGCACGGTGCTGTGGCCCGAGCCGGTCCTCGTCGGGCGCCGCGAGCACGCCCTGAAGGCGATCGCCGAGGAGCACGGCCTCGACCCGGCCAATATCTCCACCGACGTGGACGCCGTCCTCGCCGACGACAGCATCGACATCTTCTTCGACGCCGCGATGACCTCGGGCCGCGAGGAGATCCTCAAGAAGGCGATCGCCGCCGGCAAGCACATCTACACCGAGAAGCCGACCGCCACAGGGCTTGAGGGCGCCATCGAGCTGGCCCGCCTGGCGCGCGAGGCGGGCGTGAAGTCCGGTGTCGTGCAGGACAAGTTGTTCCTGCCGGGCCTGCTCAAGCTGAAGCGGCTCATCGACGGCGGCTTCTTCGGCCGGATCCTGTCCGTGCGTGGCGAGTTCGGGTACTGGGTCTTCGAAGGTGACTGGCAGGAGGCCCAGCGGCCTTCCTGGAACTACCGCTCGGAGGACGGCGGCGGCATCGTCGTCGACATGTTCCCGCACTGGGAGTACGTGCTGCACGAGCTGTTCGGCCGCGTGACCTCCGTGAACGCGCTGGCCCAGACCCACATCCCCACCCGCTGGGACGAGAACGGCAAGCCCTACGACGCCACCGCCGACGACTCCGCGTACGGCATCTTCCAGATCGAGGGCGGCATCGTCGCGCAGATCAACTCGTCGTGGGACGTGCGCGTCAACCGTGACGAGCTGGTCGAGTTCCAGGTGGACGGTACGGAAGGGTCCGCTGTCGCCGGCCTGCGCAACTGCCGTGTGCAGCACCGCAGTTCAACGCCGAAGCCGGTCTGGAATCCGGATCTGCCCGCCACCTACTCCTTCCGCGACCAGTGGCAGGAAGTGCCGGACAACACCGAGTTCGACAATGGCTTCAAGGTCCAGTGGGAGCTGTTCCTCCAGCACGTCTACGCCGGCGCCGACTACCACTGGGACCTGCTCGCCGGTGCGCGCGGCGTGCAGATGGCCGAGCTGGGCCTGAAGTCGTCCGCCGAGGGCCGCCGCCTCGACGTTCCGGAGATCTCGCTGTGA
- a CDS encoding glycoside hydrolase family 3 protein, whose protein sequence is MVPLSRRTVLAAATIGATAVGLSATTARAAGAPASDQALKKLISKMSLEEKVGQLFVMRVYGHSATAPDQADIDANLEEIGVRTAAELIDKYKLGGIIYFAWAHNVRDPHQIADLSNGIQKAGLQQPSRIPLLISTDQEHGIVARVGKPATLLPGAMAFGAGGSQKDARKAGQIAGAELRALGIRQDYAPDADVNVNPANPVIGVRSFGADPKAVAGLVAAQVKGYQSSHIASTAKHFPGHGDTATDSHTGIPYISHTREQWEQLDAPPFKAAIAAGIDSIMTAHIVVPALDPSEDPATLSRPILTGILREQLGYDGVVVTDSLGMEGVRTKYGDERVPVLALKAGVDQLLNPPDLSVSWNAVLEAVRGGELTEARLDESILRVLRLKSKLGLLKDPYVSQAGVDRAVGTPAHLATADRIAERTTTLLVNKGKLLPLSRRTHKNVLVLGANPASPSLSDGPPTTVIGAALTELGFTATVLATGTAPTQAVIAQAVAAAEGKDAVVIGTYNVAAGSAQQSLVNAVAKAGVPVVTLSMRNPYDVAQLSAADAHVAAYSWIDVELRAAVRVLTGKAEPRGKLPVPVQKADDPAQVLYPIGYGLSY, encoded by the coding sequence ATCGTGCCACTGTCCAGACGTACCGTGCTCGCCGCCGCCACCATCGGCGCCACGGCGGTCGGCCTCAGCGCCACCACCGCACGCGCCGCGGGCGCCCCCGCGTCCGACCAGGCCCTCAAGAAGCTCATCTCCAAGATGTCGCTGGAGGAGAAGGTCGGCCAGCTCTTCGTGATGCGGGTGTACGGCCACTCGGCCACCGCTCCCGACCAGGCCGACATCGACGCCAACCTCGAGGAGATCGGCGTCCGCACCGCCGCCGAGCTCATCGACAAGTACAAGCTCGGCGGCATCATCTACTTCGCGTGGGCGCACAACGTGCGCGACCCGCACCAGATAGCCGACCTGAGCAACGGGATTCAGAAGGCCGGGCTCCAACAGCCGTCCCGAATACCGCTGTTGATCTCCACCGACCAGGAGCACGGCATCGTCGCCCGGGTCGGCAAGCCCGCCACTCTGCTCCCCGGCGCGATGGCGTTCGGCGCGGGCGGCTCCCAGAAGGACGCGCGCAAGGCAGGCCAGATCGCAGGCGCCGAGCTGCGCGCCCTCGGCATCCGGCAGGACTACGCACCCGACGCCGACGTCAACGTCAACCCGGCCAACCCCGTCATCGGCGTACGCTCCTTCGGCGCGGACCCGAAGGCCGTCGCCGGGCTCGTGGCCGCGCAGGTCAAGGGCTACCAGTCCTCTCACATCGCCTCGACGGCCAAGCACTTCCCCGGACACGGCGACACCGCGACGGACAGCCACACCGGGATCCCGTACATCAGCCACACCCGCGAGCAGTGGGAGCAGCTGGACGCGCCGCCGTTCAAGGCGGCGATCGCGGCCGGCATCGACTCGATCATGACGGCCCACATCGTCGTGCCCGCCCTCGATCCGTCCGAGGACCCGGCGACGCTCTCCCGCCCCATCCTCACCGGCATCCTGCGCGAGCAACTCGGCTACGACGGCGTCGTGGTGACCGACTCGCTCGGCATGGAGGGCGTACGGACGAAGTACGGCGACGAGCGGGTCCCGGTGCTCGCGCTGAAGGCGGGCGTCGACCAGCTGCTCAACCCGCCGGACCTGTCGGTCTCTTGGAACGCGGTGCTGGAGGCCGTACGGGGCGGCGAGCTGACCGAGGCGCGGCTCGACGAGTCGATCCTGCGCGTGCTGCGTCTGAAGTCGAAGCTGGGGCTTCTCAAGGATCCCTACGTCTCGCAGGCAGGCGTCGACCGCGCCGTCGGCACCCCCGCGCACCTCGCCACGGCCGACCGGATCGCCGAGCGCACGACGACGCTCCTGGTCAACAAAGGCAAGCTGCTGCCGCTGTCCCGTCGTACACACAAGAACGTGCTGGTGCTGGGCGCGAACCCCGCCTCCCCCTCCCTCAGCGACGGCCCGCCGACCACCGTGATCGGCGCGGCGCTCACCGAACTCGGCTTCACCGCCACGGTGCTCGCGACCGGCACGGCACCCACCCAGGCGGTGATCGCGCAGGCCGTGGCGGCGGCGGAGGGCAAGGACGCCGTGGTCATCGGCACGTACAACGTCGCCGCGGGCAGCGCGCAGCAGTCGCTGGTGAACGCGGTGGCCAAGGCCGGGGTGCCGGTCGTCACGCTGTCGATGCGCAATCCGTACGACGTCGCCCAGCTGTCCGCCGCCGACGCGCACGTGGCGGCGTACTCGTGGATCGATGTGGAACTGCGGGCTGCCGTACGGGTGTTGACCGGGAAGGCGGAGCCGCGCGGGAAGCTGCCGGTGCCCGTGCAGAAGGCCGACGATCCGGCGCAGGTCCTCTACCCGATCGGCTACGGACTGTCGTACTGA
- a CDS encoding alkaline phosphatase family protein yields the protein MAELTRRRLLGSAAGAVGGAAALSLLPPSVQKAVAAGPPRKGSLRDIEHVVMLMQENRSFDHYFGTLKGVRGFNDPEAQRLGTGRSVFYQPDAENPKGYLLPFHLDTHTSSAQAIPSTSHAWSVQHEAWNNGKMDQWLPAHRKADGANGPYVMGYYTRKDIPFQFALAETFTICDNYFCSVFGPTWPNRLYWMTGSIDPSGTHGGPILNNTAPTPYRWTTYAERLQAAGVSWKVYQQDDDYGCNMLEQFASFKNAKPGSDLYERGMRPQPEGTFEDDARGDRLPAVSWIMPTSYESEHPDYLPAAGADFVARKIEAIASNPKVWAKTAFILNYDENDGLFDHVTPPTPPAGTAGEFIQGLPIGGGFRVPAIIVSPWTVGGWVASESFDHTSALQFLEKFTGVSEPNITDWRRTTFGDLTSAFRFSHAKPHPPKLPTNTADQLAQAKQEVSTLPKPTLPGEDQSFPEQERGRRPHV from the coding sequence ATGGCCGAACTCACCCGACGTAGACTCCTCGGCTCCGCGGCCGGCGCCGTCGGTGGCGCCGCCGCCCTCTCGCTCCTGCCGCCCAGCGTCCAGAAGGCGGTGGCGGCGGGCCCGCCCCGCAAGGGATCGCTCCGGGACATCGAGCACGTCGTGATGCTCATGCAGGAGAACCGCTCCTTCGACCACTACTTCGGCACGCTCAAGGGCGTACGCGGCTTCAACGATCCCGAGGCGCAGAGGCTGGGCACCGGCCGCTCGGTCTTCTACCAGCCCGACGCCGAGAACCCGAAGGGCTACCTGCTCCCCTTCCACCTGGACACGCACACGTCCAGCGCCCAGGCCATCCCGTCCACGAGCCACGCCTGGTCGGTCCAGCACGAGGCGTGGAACAACGGCAAAATGGACCAGTGGCTCCCGGCCCACCGCAAGGCCGACGGCGCCAACGGCCCCTACGTGATGGGCTATTACACCCGAAAGGACATCCCCTTCCAATTCGCCCTCGCGGAGACCTTCACCATCTGCGACAACTACTTCTGCTCCGTCTTCGGCCCGACGTGGCCCAACCGCCTGTACTGGATGACGGGTTCGATCGACCCGTCCGGCACGCACGGCGGCCCGATCCTCAACAACACCGCGCCCACGCCCTACCGTTGGACGACCTACGCGGAGCGCCTCCAGGCGGCGGGCGTCAGCTGGAAGGTCTACCAGCAGGACGACGACTACGGCTGCAACATGCTGGAGCAGTTCGCTTCGTTCAAGAACGCGAAGCCAGGCTCTGACCTCTACGAACGCGGCATGCGCCCCCAGCCCGAGGGCACCTTCGAGGACGACGCCCGGGGCGACCGCCTCCCGGCGGTCAGCTGGATCATGCCGACGTCGTACGAGTCCGAGCACCCGGACTACCTGCCGGCGGCGGGAGCCGACTTCGTGGCCCGCAAAATAGAAGCGATAGCGTCGAACCCCAAGGTCTGGGCGAAGACCGCCTTCATCCTCAACTACGACGAGAACGACGGCCTGTTCGACCACGTGACCCCGCCCACGCCCCCGGCGGGCACGGCGGGCGAATTCATCCAGGGCCTCCCCATCGGCGGGGGCTTCCGCGTCCCCGCGATCATCGTCTCGCCCTGGACGGTGGGCGGCTGGGTGGCCTCGGAGTCCTTCGACCACACGTCGGCACTCCAGTTCCTGGAGAAGTTCACGGGCGTCTCGGAACCCAACATCACCGACTGGCGCCGCACCACCTTCGGCGACCTGACCTCAGCCTTCCGCTTCTCCCACGCCAAGCCGCACCCGCCGAAGCTCCCCACCAACACGGCGGATCAACTGGCCCAGGCCAAACAGGAAGTGTCCACCCTCCCGAAGCCGACGCTGCCGGGGGAGGACCAGTCCTTCCCGGAACAGGAGCGGGGGCGCAGGCCGCACGTGTAG
- a CDS encoding bifunctional helix-turn-helix transcriptional regulator/GNAT family N-acetyltransferase: MTVQDIRSFNRFYTNVIGALDYSRHLYAPYTLTESRVLYELAHTEKVDAADLRVRLSLDAGYLSRILGKFERDGLVERGSSEKDSRRRRITLTGRGRTTAELLDERSRETVGALLDSVPATDRDRLSEALRTVREILGDGRAAPHPENVLLREPGPGDLGWIVARNGALYAAEFGWNADYEGLVARIVADFAEDHDPHLERVWIAELDGRPVGCVMCVRDEAPGTARLRLLLVEPEARGLGIGDRLVRACIDFARGVGYREMTLWTNDVLKSARSIYQRHGFVLVGEKPHRSFGADLIGQDWKLTLHRTAD, from the coding sequence ATGACCGTGCAGGACATCCGGTCCTTCAACCGCTTCTACACGAACGTGATCGGCGCGCTCGACTACAGCCGCCACCTGTACGCCCCGTACACCCTCACCGAGTCCCGCGTGCTGTACGAGCTGGCGCACACGGAGAAGGTCGACGCGGCCGACCTGCGCGTCCGACTGAGCCTGGACGCCGGTTACTTGAGCCGCATCCTGGGCAAGTTCGAGCGGGACGGGCTCGTCGAGCGCGGATCGTCGGAGAAGGACTCGCGGCGCCGCCGCATCACCCTCACCGGGCGCGGCCGCACCACCGCCGAACTGCTCGACGAGCGCTCGCGGGAAACAGTCGGGGCGCTCCTCGACTCCGTCCCCGCCACCGACCGCGACCGCCTGTCCGAGGCGCTGCGCACCGTCCGCGAGATCCTCGGCGACGGCCGCGCCGCCCCGCACCCCGAGAACGTACTGCTGCGCGAGCCGGGCCCCGGCGACCTGGGCTGGATCGTCGCGCGCAACGGGGCGCTGTACGCCGCCGAGTTCGGCTGGAACGCGGACTACGAGGGCCTGGTCGCGCGCATCGTCGCCGACTTCGCCGAGGACCACGACCCGCACCTGGAGCGGGTGTGGATCGCCGAGCTGGACGGCCGTCCCGTGGGCTGCGTGATGTGCGTACGCGACGAGGCTCCGGGCACCGCGCGGCTCCGGCTCCTGCTCGTCGAGCCGGAGGCGCGGGGGCTCGGCATCGGGGACCGGCTGGTGCGGGCCTGCATCGACTTCGCGCGGGGCGTCGGGTACCGGGAGATGACGCTGTGGACCAACGACGTGCTGAAGTCGGCCCGTTCGATCTACCAGCGGCACGGGTTCGTACTCGTCGGCGAGAAGCCGCACCGCTCGTTCGGCGCGGATCTGATCGGCCAGGACTGGAAATTGACCCTCCATAGGACGGCGGACTGA
- a CDS encoding ornithine cyclodeaminase family protein produces MTRVLARADLLKLLEPRRCIEVLAAGFRATAHGGAGGARRVVAELPFPGTATALIPGTLPGVPAYTVKVNAKFPGAAPALRGVVCLHGGADGELLALMDSATVTSWRTGLAAALGTHTLAPPGARTVGVVGVGAQAELMVRGLRALRDPDALVVQDVDADRARAFAARHGGRALPTPEAVAAEADIVLLATWSRTPLLDLVDARPAQHFTTLGADEPGKLELSPGLLRAARLVVDDRELADASGVLGSLRAEGAGETPRVLTLGEVLTGAARLPHSDAPTVYAPVGLPWQDLALAWEAYRVAERDGVGSEVDLLA; encoded by the coding sequence ATGACCCGTGTTCTCGCCCGTGCCGATCTGCTGAAGTTGCTCGAACCGCGTCGCTGTATCGAGGTGCTTGCGGCGGGGTTCCGGGCCACGGCGCACGGTGGGGCCGGGGGTGCGCGGCGGGTGGTTGCCGAGCTGCCGTTTCCCGGCACCGCCACGGCCCTCATTCCTGGAACGCTGCCCGGCGTCCCGGCCTACACGGTCAAGGTCAACGCCAAGTTCCCCGGTGCCGCGCCGGCCCTGCGCGGTGTCGTCTGCCTGCACGGCGGGGCCGATGGTGAACTGCTCGCCCTCATGGACTCGGCGACGGTGACCTCTTGGCGTACCGGGCTCGCCGCCGCGTTGGGTACGCACACGCTGGCACCGCCGGGTGCCCGTACGGTCGGTGTGGTCGGGGTGGGTGCGCAGGCCGAGCTGATGGTTCGCGGGCTGCGTGCGTTGCGGGACCCGGACGCCCTGGTGGTGCAGGACGTCGACGCGGACCGCGCCAGGGCGTTCGCGGCCCGGCACGGCGGGCGGGCGTTGCCGACGCCCGAGGCCGTCGCGGCGGAGGCCGACATCGTGCTGCTCGCCACGTGGTCCCGTACCCCGCTGCTGGACCTCGTGGACGCACGCCCGGCGCAGCACTTCACCACCCTCGGCGCGGACGAGCCGGGCAAGTTGGAGCTGTCACCGGGTCTGCTGCGTGCCGCTCGCCTGGTCGTGGACGACCGCGAACTTGCCGATGCGTCGGGAGTGTTGGGCTCCTTGCGGGCGGAGGGGGCGGGCGAGACGCCCCGTGTGCTCACCCTGGGCGAGGTCCTGACGGGCGCCGCCCGACTCCCGCACTCCGACGCCCCCACCGTCTACGCCCCGGTCGGCCTCCCGTGGCAGGACCTGGCGCTGGCCTGGGAGGCGTATCGAGTGGCGGAACGTGACGGGGTCGGCAGCGAGGTGGATCTGCTGGCCTGA
- a CDS encoding TetR/AcrR family transcriptional regulator, protein MTGGTTGGTTDGTTEGKTRPRGRPRTFDRDAALAVAVRLFWERGYEATSVGELTGAMGIRPASLYAAFGDKKSLFREAVEVYGRSPVGAFVGVALAEEPTAYGAFARILREAARTYADPSHPAGCLANSAATNVTEQDAEIAAFLRDVRNAGVASFEQRLRQGRAAGELPEGTDTPALASYFAAVVQGLSQRARDGADADELAQVAEFALAAWPGARD, encoded by the coding sequence ATGACTGGCGGAACAACCGGCGGAACGACTGACGGCACGACCGAGGGAAAGACCCGCCCCCGCGGGCGGCCCCGCACGTTCGACCGGGACGCGGCGCTGGCCGTGGCCGTCCGGCTGTTCTGGGAGCGGGGCTACGAGGCGACCTCGGTGGGCGAGCTGACCGGGGCGATGGGCATCCGCCCGGCCAGCCTGTATGCCGCGTTCGGCGACAAGAAGTCGCTGTTCAGGGAAGCCGTCGAGGTCTACGGACGGTCCCCCGTGGGCGCCTTCGTCGGCGTGGCGCTCGCCGAGGAGCCGACGGCGTACGGAGCGTTCGCCCGCATCCTGCGCGAGGCGGCACGTACGTACGCGGACCCCTCGCACCCGGCGGGCTGCCTGGCCAACAGCGCCGCGACCAACGTGACGGAGCAGGACGCGGAGATCGCGGCGTTCCTCCGTGACGTCCGCAACGCCGGGGTCGCCTCCTTCGAGCAACGCCTGCGCCAGGGTCGGGCGGCCGGGGAACTGCCGGAGGGCACGGACACGCCCGCACTCGCCTCGTACTTCGCCGCCGTGGTCCAGGGCCTGTCCCAACGCGCCCGGGACGGCGCGGACGCGGACGAGCTCGCGCAGGTGGCCGAGTTCGCGCTGGCGGCGTGGCCGGGAGCCAGGGACTGA
- a CDS encoding sugar phosphate isomerase/epimerase family protein gives MKLAFSTLGVPGLPLDDVLALATAHGYHGVELRAHPEEPVHPGIDREQRADVASRFKSAGVEVLGVAGYARVAAPGEDGPVLDDVRALVDLARDLGARYVRVFPGGGDEQGPEEADATAARRLGVAAEYAADRGVRVLLETHDSHRTGAAASRILGTVGHRNVGALWDVMHTWLGGEQPVASYAALSPYLGYVQVKDIAGPDDTTPLPLGGGVLPLAECVEVLSREGWDGWLCWEYEARWYPAAAPLPELLGAGREHVARLLNESA, from the coding sequence ATGAAGCTGGCGTTCTCCACCCTCGGTGTCCCTGGTCTCCCCCTCGACGACGTGCTCGCGCTCGCCACCGCGCACGGCTATCACGGCGTCGAACTGCGTGCCCATCCCGAAGAGCCGGTGCATCCCGGGATCGACCGGGAGCAACGGGCCGATGTCGCCTCCCGGTTCAAGAGTGCCGGGGTGGAGGTGCTCGGCGTGGCCGGGTACGCGCGCGTGGCGGCGCCGGGCGAGGACGGGCCGGTGCTCGACGACGTACGGGCCCTGGTGGATCTCGCGCGGGACCTGGGCGCCCGGTACGTGCGCGTCTTCCCGGGCGGGGGTGATGAGCAGGGCCCCGAGGAGGCGGATGCCACCGCGGCGCGGCGTCTGGGCGTCGCCGCGGAGTATGCGGCGGACCGGGGTGTGCGGGTGTTGCTGGAGACGCACGACTCGCATCGGACCGGGGCGGCCGCGTCCCGCATCCTCGGCACCGTCGGCCACCGGAACGTGGGGGCGTTGTGGGACGTGATGCACACGTGGCTCGGCGGCGAGCAGCCAGTGGCCTCGTACGCGGCGCTGTCCCCGTACCTCGGATACGTACAGGTGAAGGACATCGCGGGGCCCGACGACACGACTCCGCTGCCGCTGGGGGGTGGGGTGCTTCCGTTGGCCGAGTGTGTGGAGGTGCTGAGCCGGGAGGGGTGGGACGGGTGGTTGTGCTGGGAGTACGAGGCGCGGTGGTATCCGGCAGCGGCTCCCCTGCCGGAGCTTCTCGGTGCGGGGCGGGAGCACGTGGCGCGGTTGCTGAACGAGTCGGCGTAG